The genomic DNA GCGAACTTGATAATCATTTCGATTATTCTTTTATTCTTTTTTACCAATTACGGCCGGACGAATCTCCCAGCGAATCCCCGATGGGATGGTCATACGGAGACTGGCTGTTTCTCTACGGAAAGAAAGCCATCCCAGTCCCGATATTGCCAGATCCGAGTTGGGTTGCAGGGTGATTGTCTCCGTAACCCATTCAATCTTCCTGCGGCAACTATCGCAGCATGGATTCAACCAATCGGGTTGGTCGTCTAACAACGCCCGAATTTTACTGTTGTCGGTCCGATGAATCATTAATTCCGGAGATGCGAAACTGATTACGACTACCTCCGATTCCGTTAAAGATTCCAAACCGACCAAGCCTCCGACGATCAGTCCTTTTCCCGGCTTGATCCCCCATAGCTTCTGCTGGATCTTGCGTTCCGGCAAAAGCAAACTGGCGCATTTTGTGCATAAACGATCGCTAAAACGATCTCCGGGGTTCAACCCGGGCGTGTCGATCAAGGTGTTGCGCCCCTTGAAGATGCTCCAGTTGCTCAAGCCCATGGTGGTACCGGGGAAACGAGAAATCGTAGGTCCAAAATCAGCGCCTTCTTTATTCAAAATGCTTTTTACCAACGATGATTTGCCGACGTTGGAGACTCCCAAAATGGCAATTTTGGTCCCGGAAGCGGTTGCTTTCTGCAGCCGCTCTTTTAAAGCGGTGATTCCCTTCTCCTTGAGTCCGCTGACGGCACAAATCGCCTTGGGAGCCTTTAATCCGATGTGCTGTA from Hydrogenispora ethanolica includes the following:
- a CDS encoding GTPase, encoding MKNGYCRGCGSVLQSEDRNKPGFIPAEARERSGPLVCQRCFRVTHYNEIGSTNPDPNLIRENITKAITLSDLLVLVVDFSDLTGSLPVWSGFLGDKPYLLVLNKIDLLPERTKTEEVTNYAASYVQHIGLKAPKAICAVSGLKEKGITALKERLQKATASGTKIAILGVSNVGKSSLVKSILNKEGADFGPTISRFPGTTMGLSNWSIFKGRNTLIDTPGLNPGDRFSDRLCTKCASLLLPERKIQQKLWGIKPGKGLIVGGLVGLESLTESEVVVISFASPELMIHRTDNSKIRALLDDQPDWLNPCCDSCRRKIEWVTETITLQPNSDLAISGLGWLSFRRETASLRMTIPSGIRWEIRPAVIGKKE